One genomic region from Macellibacteroides fermentans encodes:
- a CDS encoding FecR domain-containing protein, which produces MHDLFIRYFNGELSPQERQELFRKLQQSPEDKKAFAEMQNVWALSSLSKPADKQLANRKLAQFRKEEKKRFFIHYIRPMFGYAATVVVAVAATWTILTQFVTPMNRDALAGYEEFATPAGQRAKVTLYDGTVVWLNASSTLRYPNRFADDVRKVELDGEAFFEVQRNEELPFVVSTEKMDIRVLGTKFNVFAYKGKPEFSTTLVEGSVKVSDKKDDSHTMILSPSETVELKDDKLVKTKYSINDLLLWRSGIYAFDDVPFVDMVKKLELYYDITIYVHNDKLKRNKFTAKFRQRDGIESVLKTLQKAYPFSFVKDDDKNTITIK; this is translated from the coding sequence ATGCACGATCTATTTATAAGATATTTTAATGGAGAGTTGTCTCCGCAAGAAAGACAGGAACTCTTTCGTAAACTTCAGCAATCGCCCGAGGATAAGAAAGCCTTTGCCGAAATGCAGAATGTTTGGGCATTGTCTTCTTTATCTAAACCTGCTGATAAGCAATTGGCCAACCGGAAGCTTGCCCAATTTAGAAAAGAGGAGAAAAAGCGATTTTTTATTCATTATATTAGACCAATGTTCGGGTACGCAGCGACGGTGGTTGTGGCTGTTGCTGCAACCTGGACAATTCTAACGCAGTTTGTTACTCCCATGAACCGGGATGCGTTGGCAGGTTACGAAGAATTTGCCACACCTGCCGGACAACGGGCCAAAGTAACATTGTATGATGGAACAGTCGTTTGGTTGAATGCAAGTTCTACGTTGCGGTATCCCAACCGATTTGCCGACGATGTAAGAAAGGTGGAGCTGGATGGCGAGGCTTTTTTTGAAGTTCAAAGAAACGAAGAGCTTCCGTTCGTGGTGTCGACCGAGAAAATGGATATCCGGGTATTAGGAACCAAATTCAATGTTTTTGCCTATAAGGGAAAACCCGAATTTTCGACTACCTTGGTGGAAGGATCGGTAAAAGTGTCTGATAAGAAAGATGATTCTCATACCATGATACTGAGCCCGTCTGAAACAGTAGAGCTGAAGGATGACAAATTGGTGAAAACTAAATACTCGATAAACGATTTGTTATTGTGGCGATCGGGTATTTATGCCTTCGACGATGTTCCTTTTGTGGATATGGTGAAGAAATTGGAACTTTATTATGATATAACCATCTATGTACATAACGATAAACTGAAACGAAATAAGTTTACAGCCAAATTCAGACAAAGAGATGGTATCGAAAGTGTTTTAAAAACACTTCAAAAGGCATATCCATTTTCATTTGTAAAAGACGATGATAAAAATACAATTACCATAAAATAA
- a CDS encoding transposase translates to MIPKEKELKLIKIYMYICDIYESSLKFCCQRFSNNATPIFTDQELLTVYLFCGAYQRYFSIKEIHTFTKEYLLSWFPCLPSYQTFNYRLNLLSEAINELVKHLITSFKPEDCDNMTSLIDSMPIVTCKGKNKTGKVATEIATKGYCSTKNMYYFGLKLHTLAFRRKGTIPFPEMLILSSAAENDLTVLKTEAADSLTNRSIFADKIYSDFSFWGEKHREIGLDMLTPVKAIKAEEPVITQREKAHRDLFSTAVSKVRQPIESFFNWLNEKTNIQRAMKVRSTSGLLIHTMGKIAIAFIYLIV, encoded by the coding sequence ATGATTCCCAAGGAGAAAGAACTTAAGCTTATAAAAATATATATGTATATCTGCGATATCTATGAGTCTTCACTGAAATTTTGTTGTCAGAGATTCAGTAATAATGCAACTCCTATCTTCACCGACCAGGAACTGCTTACTGTATACCTGTTCTGTGGAGCTTATCAACGCTACTTCAGTATCAAAGAGATACATACATTCACTAAAGAATATTTGCTTTCTTGGTTTCCTTGTCTACCTTCTTATCAGACGTTCAATTATCGATTGAACCTGTTAAGTGAGGCAATTAATGAACTCGTAAAGCATCTCATTACATCCTTTAAACCAGAAGATTGCGACAATATGACATCACTGATCGATTCCATGCCAATTGTTACCTGCAAAGGAAAGAATAAAACAGGAAAAGTGGCTACAGAAATTGCAACAAAAGGCTACTGCTCTACCAAAAATATGTACTACTTTGGTTTGAAACTCCACACGTTAGCTTTCAGAAGGAAAGGAACTATTCCATTCCCTGAGATGTTGATACTTTCATCTGCGGCAGAGAACGATTTGACGGTACTTAAAACAGAAGCAGCAGACAGCCTGACCAATAGAAGTATCTTTGCCGATAAAATCTACTCCGATTTCTCTTTTTGGGGAGAAAAACACAGGGAAATAGGTCTGGATATGCTAACTCCCGTAAAAGCTATTAAGGCTGAAGAGCCCGTAATTACTCAAAGAGAGAAAGCCCACAGAGACTTATTTTCGACGGCTGTTTCTAAAGTCAGACAACCCATAGAGTCTTTCTTCAACTGGTTGAATGAGAAAACAAATATTCAAAGAGCGATGAAGGTCAGATCAACATCTGGACTTCTTATACATACGATGGGGAAAATAGCCATCGCATTCATTTATCTAATTGTTTAA
- a CDS encoding tetratricopeptide repeat protein — MKRQFVLADSLMLIRPDSALKILEGMTESDLNSEEEKIDYYLLLVEAKDKNYIKHKSDSLINYVYNAYKNREDNAMKAKVLFFKGRVYHDMEKFEDAALYYKKAETVAKKTKSYRLLGLVYNELGGVSMWLSMYDKAFDYYVDSYNMMLMVNDTATTPYAIRNLGRMRLFQHRYDESLTYYQRAFDMAQMYKKPRIQSDVLYEIALLYDQIQKKDSVLYYMRKSITYNPDIVSTDETSLAIADIYRKAGKTDSALVYIDKCIRSENIFSKTSAYRYLSEISESQHNPTKALEYYKVYSTLKDSILTRSSAEDLTEIIAKYDNERLQNEKTEILLEKTRTMRNLYLVLLISVLLGAATLTAFYIYRKKKEHQLKILRAKTSVYLKQIEANQIQIKENEKWVAEKEKLIRDTNLKLEEKEVQLYKLKQKEDETSRLKIENQKLERIREELNREIDLLAKRKEKITVINAGIESQYSLIDRLRSWKPGDSIMSETEQNQLPDLMDKECNDFATKLRIRYPALKSHDILICCLIKLRISNEYIASLTCCKYESVLTKRFRIKQRMNEKEENLESIINHIS; from the coding sequence TTGAAACGACAATTTGTATTGGCAGATTCACTTATGTTAATCCGTCCGGATAGTGCATTGAAGATTCTTGAAGGGATGACGGAGAGTGATTTGAATTCTGAAGAAGAGAAGATTGACTACTATTTGCTTTTGGTGGAAGCCAAAGATAAAAATTATATAAAACACAAGTCCGACTCATTGATAAACTATGTTTATAATGCTTATAAGAATCGCGAAGATAATGCTATGAAAGCCAAAGTGTTGTTTTTTAAAGGTCGGGTTTATCATGATATGGAAAAGTTTGAAGACGCCGCATTATACTACAAAAAAGCAGAAACTGTAGCGAAAAAAACGAAGTCATACAGATTACTCGGATTGGTCTATAATGAATTGGGAGGGGTGAGCATGTGGCTGAGTATGTATGATAAGGCATTCGACTATTATGTGGATTCCTATAACATGATGTTGATGGTTAACGATACGGCTACGACTCCCTATGCGATTCGTAATCTGGGCCGTATGAGGCTATTTCAGCATAGATACGATGAATCATTAACATATTATCAACGAGCATTCGATATGGCGCAAATGTATAAGAAACCCCGTATACAGTCTGACGTACTATATGAAATCGCTCTTTTGTACGATCAAATACAAAAGAAGGACAGTGTGTTATATTATATGCGTAAATCTATTACTTATAATCCGGATATTGTTAGTACTGATGAAACTTCGCTTGCGATTGCAGATATTTACCGAAAGGCTGGTAAAACAGATTCTGCTCTTGTATATATCGACAAATGTATTCGTAGTGAGAATATTTTTTCGAAAACGTCTGCTTACAGGTACTTGTCAGAGATAAGCGAGTCTCAACATAATCCCACCAAAGCACTCGAATATTATAAGGTTTACTCAACGCTGAAGGATTCGATTTTGACTCGCTCAAGTGCAGAAGATCTTACAGAAATCATCGCTAAATATGATAATGAAAGACTTCAAAATGAGAAGACCGAGATCCTTTTGGAGAAAACCCGTACCATGAGGAATTTGTATCTGGTGCTGTTGATAAGTGTATTACTGGGAGCCGCAACCTTAACCGCATTTTACATATATAGAAAAAAGAAGGAGCATCAGCTTAAAATTTTAAGGGCGAAGACTTCCGTGTATTTGAAGCAAATTGAAGCAAATCAGATCCAGATCAAGGAAAATGAAAAATGGGTGGCAGAAAAAGAGAAACTGATCAGGGATACCAACTTAAAGCTTGAAGAGAAGGAAGTTCAATTGTATAAACTCAAGCAGAAAGAGGATGAAACTTCCCGTCTTAAAATTGAGAATCAAAAACTTGAACGGATACGTGAGGAACTGAACCGGGAAATTGATTTACTCGCAAAGCGGAAAGAAAAAATAACGGTTATAAATGCCGGTATCGAATCGCAATATAGCCTTATCGACCGTTTGAGATCCTGGAAGCCGGGTGATTCAATTATGTCGGAAACAGAACAAAATCAGCTGCCCGATCTTATGGACAAAGAATGCAATGATTTTGCAACAAAACTGCGTATACGTTATCCTGCTCTCAAATCGCATGATATCCTGATCTGCTGTCTGATAAAACTTCGTATATCCAACGAATATATCGCATCTCTTACTTGTTGCAAATACGAATCGGTACTGACAAAACGATTCAGGATTAAACAACGTATGAATGAAAAGGAGGAGAACCTGGAATCAATTATCAATCACATCTCGTAA
- a CDS encoding DUF3244 domain-containing protein → MKNYRLAFFFFLFLLAIVHIAVGFVQSEPPTEIDLKGKIGVAGAKSLDDPIPIDASTDGQSIFINFLTALGDVTISIYNVNGDLVYQSNEQITSVQQLLVSIANLSSGSYTLVFTNAGGGYVYGTFTNANQYLTLIHLF, encoded by the coding sequence GTGAAAAATTATAGACTGGCTTTTTTCTTTTTTTTATTTCTCCTTGCTATTGTACATATTGCAGTAGGATTTGTTCAATCCGAACCTCCCACAGAGATAGATTTGAAAGGGAAAATAGGAGTAGCCGGTGCTAAAAGTTTGGATGATCCGATTCCAATTGATGCTTCTACCGATGGTCAATCGATATTTATTAATTTCCTTACCGCATTAGGAGATGTTACTATAAGCATTTACAATGTAAATGGTGATCTGGTTTATCAATCCAACGAACAGATAACTTCGGTACAGCAGTTGCTGGTCAGTATAGCAAATTTGTCTTCCGGGAGCTATACCTTGGTATTCACCAATGCTGGCGGGGGATATGTGTACGGAACATTTACTAATGCGAATCAGTATTTGACATTGATTCATTTGTTTTAA
- a CDS encoding alkaline phosphatase has protein sequence MKKSMSFLLLLAILIGPLKAADIENVKPVKNIILLIPDGTSLSTVSIARWLQWYNNPDMPNLAIDPYMCGTVRTFSSNAPIGDSAPTTSCYMTGIPSIAGYVSTHPVQDAANDILPIDSTRAYQPLVTVLEAAKMKYGKSTGLVFTCEFPHATPADCSAHSYNRGKYEWIAPQMAHNDLTVVIGGGTSLLPAESESYLRNNGYSVFKDNLKGMREFKGEKMWSLFSEKEMPYDIDRDTTATPSLEEMTRTAISKLSQNEKGFFLMVEGSKIDWAAHANDPMGMASDYLAFDRACGAALEFAKANGETAVIIVPDHGNSGISLGSSRCSNYSKLTKDQLFGQFAQYKLTSEGFQAMLNSRPASEVQNIFRTYAGFELNDDELKMLYNNKGYKNSPIPLEERAKGPELESLYSGSLSGFIAKLLTSKTCFGFTTGGHTGEEVFLAAYHPEGDVPMGVLTNVDLNHYMCALFEIKGELDEMSNQTFAKHTDVFKGYKYEIVPSTEKNGTPTLVVKSKKKQLTIKPFTNLIQTGKKGTETIKLNSVVVYVDKNNTFYLPSDLAKHL, from the coding sequence ATGAAGAAATCGATGAGCTTTTTGCTGTTACTGGCCATTCTGATAGGTCCTTTAAAAGCGGCTGACATTGAAAATGTCAAACCTGTCAAGAATATTATATTATTAATTCCGGATGGGACATCCCTTTCAACGGTGTCGATCGCGCGTTGGTTACAATGGTATAACAACCCCGACATGCCCAATCTGGCAATTGATCCTTACATGTGCGGTACCGTACGCACCTTCTCGTCGAACGCCCCTATCGGCGACTCGGCTCCTACAACTTCATGCTACATGACGGGAATTCCAAGTATTGCAGGATACGTATCCACACATCCGGTTCAGGATGCAGCCAACGACATCTTGCCCATCGATTCCACCCGTGCTTATCAGCCATTAGTTACCGTGCTTGAAGCTGCTAAAATGAAGTATGGCAAATCTACCGGACTGGTTTTTACCTGCGAATTTCCGCATGCCACACCGGCCGACTGTTCTGCGCACAGTTACAATAGAGGAAAATATGAATGGATTGCCCCCCAGATGGCACACAACGATCTGACGGTTGTTATCGGTGGCGGAACTTCGTTATTGCCGGCCGAGAGTGAATCGTATCTGCGCAACAACGGCTACAGTGTTTTTAAAGACAACCTGAAGGGTATGCGCGAGTTTAAAGGCGAAAAAATGTGGTCTTTATTTTCTGAAAAGGAAATGCCTTATGATATAGATCGTGATACAACAGCCACCCCGAGTCTGGAAGAGATGACCCGTACCGCTATCAGCAAGTTGTCTCAAAACGAAAAGGGATTCTTTTTAATGGTAGAAGGAAGTAAAATAGACTGGGCTGCCCATGCCAATGATCCAATGGGAATGGCTTCAGATTACCTGGCTTTCGACCGTGCCTGTGGTGCTGCTCTTGAATTTGCAAAAGCCAACGGAGAGACGGCCGTAATCATTGTTCCCGATCATGGCAACAGCGGTATCAGCCTGGGTTCTTCAAGATGCAGCAATTACAGCAAGCTTACAAAAGATCAGTTATTCGGACAATTTGCTCAATACAAACTTACATCCGAAGGTTTTCAAGCGATGCTGAACAGCAGACCAGCCTCTGAAGTACAAAATATCTTCCGTACGTATGCCGGATTCGAGCTAAACGACGACGAACTGAAAATGCTTTACAACAACAAAGGATACAAAAACAGTCCGATACCGTTGGAAGAGCGCGCAAAAGGTCCTGAATTGGAATCATTGTACAGTGGATCATTATCCGGATTCATAGCCAAGCTTCTTACTTCAAAAACCTGTTTCGGATTTACAACGGGCGGACATACCGGCGAAGAGGTGTTTTTAGCAGCCTATCATCCCGAAGGAGATGTTCCGATGGGGGTTCTTACCAATGTAGACTTAAACCATTACATGTGTGCATTATTTGAAATTAAGGGTGAATTGGACGAGATGTCCAACCAAACCTTTGCAAAACACACGGATGTGTTTAAAGGTTACAAATACGAGATAGTTCCTTCCACCGAAAAGAACGGGACTCCTACCCTTGTAGTAAAAAGCAAGAAAAAACAACTTACCATCAAACCTTTTACCAATCTTATTCAAACAGGTAAAAAAGGTACCGAAACAATCAAACTTAATTCGGTAGTGGTATATGTAGATAAAAACAACACCTTCTATCTTCCTTCAGATTTAGCCAAGCATCTGTAA
- a CDS encoding glycoside hydrolase family 5 protein: protein MKKCVLFLFLLFAVLCTIQASSLKSKNNGKPFLKVKGQDIVTPNGESFLIQGINLGNWLNPEGYMFLFKDVSSYRLIDQAFREMVGPDFTDQFWKTFKDNYITREDIAYIKQTGMNSIRLPFHYKLFTDEDYMGLKSNQDGFARVDSVIKWCKTEGLYVILDMHDAPGGQTGDNIDDSYGYPWLFESETSKQLFSEIWKKIADRYKNEPTVLGYDLLNEPIATYFTNKEEINKLLVPVYKRGVEAIRSVDPNHIILLGGAQWNSNFSMFDEKAIDSNMLYTCHRYWCDTLQSNLQDFIDFRNKVNLPLYMGETGENTDEWVGGFRRLMERNNMGWHFWPYKKMEKTSCMVHIKKPANWDLIVEYTQKPRNNFNEIRAARPDQELVKKAMLELLENIKFAHCIKNQGYIKALGMKP from the coding sequence ATGAAAAAATGTGTGTTATTTTTATTCTTGTTATTTGCAGTTCTTTGTACCATCCAGGCCTCTTCTTTGAAATCTAAAAACAATGGGAAACCCTTTTTAAAGGTTAAAGGACAAGATATTGTTACCCCCAACGGAGAATCATTTCTCATACAGGGAATTAATCTTGGAAACTGGCTGAATCCGGAAGGATATATGTTTTTATTTAAAGATGTAAGCTCATACCGGCTGATTGACCAGGCTTTCAGGGAAATGGTTGGTCCCGATTTTACAGACCAGTTCTGGAAAACATTTAAAGATAATTACATTACACGCGAAGACATAGCCTACATCAAGCAAACAGGCATGAACTCCATCCGTTTACCCTTCCATTACAAATTATTTACCGACGAAGACTATATGGGTCTGAAAAGTAATCAGGATGGATTTGCCCGTGTGGACAGTGTCATAAAATGGTGCAAGACCGAAGGTCTTTATGTTATTCTGGATATGCATGATGCCCCAGGCGGACAAACAGGCGATAACATAGATGACAGCTACGGCTACCCCTGGCTGTTTGAAAGTGAAACCAGTAAGCAGTTATTCAGTGAAATATGGAAAAAGATTGCCGACAGATACAAAAACGAACCGACTGTTTTGGGATACGATCTCTTAAACGAACCCATCGCCACCTATTTTACCAATAAGGAGGAAATAAACAAGTTATTGGTTCCGGTCTATAAAAGAGGTGTAGAAGCCATCCGGAGTGTAGATCCCAACCACATTATTCTGTTGGGTGGAGCACAATGGAACAGCAATTTCAGTATGTTCGACGAGAAAGCGATAGACAGCAATATGTTATATACCTGTCACCGGTACTGGTGTGACACTCTGCAGTCTAATTTACAAGATTTCATTGATTTCCGGAACAAGGTAAATCTTCCGTTGTATATGGGTGAGACGGGCGAAAACACCGACGAATGGGTTGGAGGATTTCGCAGACTTATGGAACGGAATAATATGGGATGGCACTTCTGGCCCTACAAAAAAATGGAGAAAACAAGTTGTATGGTACATATAAAGAAACCCGCCAACTGGGATCTGATTGTGGAATACACGCAAAAACCCCGCAACAACTTCAACGAAATTCGTGCTGCAAGACCCGATCAGGAGCTTGTTAAGAAAGCGATGCTTGAATTACTTGAAAATATAAAGTTTGCACATTGCATTAAAAACCAAGGATACATAAAAGCACTTGGCATGAAACCGTAA
- a CDS encoding M24 family metallopeptidase, whose amino-acid sequence MVSKELRADLQLKWQRIQQAMQMVNADGCLLSVDVNLFYTTGQIFSGYFYLPSQGEPCFFVKRPNGITGSNVEYIRKPEQIPALLAEKGINQPNKLLLEADELSYNDYIRLQQLFNPKETGNATTLMRNVRMVKTPWEISQFRISAKGHAATYAEIPSCYRPGITDLEFQYEIENKMRRQGSIGIFRAFGANMDIHMGSILAGDNAEAPSPFDFALGGQGMDPSCPLGANGTILKEGTSVMVDMAGNYSAYLTDMTRVYAIGKLPELAYKAHQVSLAIQHEIENMARPGTPCADLYNLAFQMAEREGLADYFMGTKQQAKFVGHGIGLQINELPVLTPRSKELLEENMTFALEPKFVIPGTGAVGVENSYLVTNNAVEKLTLFEENIIQL is encoded by the coding sequence ATGGTATCAAAAGAGCTACGTGCCGATTTACAATTAAAATGGCAACGCATCCAGCAAGCGATGCAGATGGTGAATGCAGACGGTTGTCTGCTGTCTGTTGATGTAAATCTTTTTTATACAACCGGTCAGATTTTTAGTGGTTATTTCTATCTTCCCAGTCAGGGTGAACCCTGCTTTTTTGTAAAAAGGCCCAACGGAATTACAGGAAGCAATGTAGAATACATTCGTAAACCTGAACAAATTCCGGCCCTACTTGCCGAAAAAGGTATAAATCAACCTAATAAACTGCTGCTGGAAGCCGACGAATTAAGTTATAACGACTACATCCGTCTGCAACAACTTTTTAATCCGAAAGAGACAGGCAATGCCACTACGCTGATGCGCAATGTCCGGATGGTAAAAACCCCTTGGGAAATAAGTCAGTTCCGGATATCAGCTAAAGGTCATGCCGCCACTTATGCAGAAATACCCTCTTGTTACCGACCGGGAATCACCGATCTTGAATTTCAATACGAGATAGAGAACAAAATGCGTCGCCAGGGATCCATCGGTATATTCAGGGCTTTTGGAGCCAATATGGATATACACATGGGAAGTATTCTTGCCGGCGATAATGCCGAAGCCCCCTCTCCTTTCGATTTTGCTTTGGGAGGACAAGGTATGGATCCGTCTTGTCCATTGGGTGCCAACGGCACAATCCTGAAAGAAGGAACTTCCGTTATGGTTGATATGGCCGGCAACTATTCGGCTTACCTAACGGATATGACACGTGTATATGCCATCGGCAAACTTCCGGAACTGGCTTATAAAGCGCATCAGGTTTCTCTTGCCATTCAGCATGAGATAGAAAATATGGCCAGACCCGGCACTCCATGTGCCGACTTATACAATCTGGCTTTCCAAATGGCCGAAAGAGAAGGGTTAGCCGATTATTTTATGGGAACCAAGCAACAGGCTAAATTTGTTGGTCATGGCATAGGTCTTCAGATCAATGAATTACCGGTACTTACCCCCCGTTCTAAAGAATTATTGGAAGAAAACATGACTTTTGCACTCGAGCCCAAGTTTGTTATTCCGGGTACTGGTGCCGTTGGAGTTGAGAATAGTTACCTTGTAACGAATAATGCGGTTGAAAAACTAACATTGTTTGAAGAAAACATTATTCAGCTTTAA
- a CDS encoding RNA polymerase sigma-70 factor, producing MIYQEDRPIALSVKENFDSIYVNNFSRLFLFAKEYVLFDEEAENIVQDIFLMLWEKREALRVDVSLTAYLFTLVKNKCIDFLRHQMVEQMYSENVKHEYNEELNVKLFALESFDHNFSSEEDIETLLRNAIDKLPERCRLIFIKSRIEGKKYKEIAEELNLSVNTVEGQISIALKKLREELKDYLPLLLFLYIC from the coding sequence ATGATTTACCAGGAAGATAGACCTATCGCATTGAGTGTAAAGGAAAATTTTGATTCAATTTATGTCAATAATTTTTCGAGGCTATTCCTGTTTGCCAAAGAATACGTATTATTTGATGAAGAGGCCGAGAATATTGTTCAGGATATTTTCTTGATGCTTTGGGAGAAAAGAGAAGCTTTGCGTGTTGACGTAAGCCTTACTGCTTATCTTTTTACACTGGTTAAGAATAAATGTATTGATTTTCTACGTCATCAAATGGTGGAGCAGATGTACTCCGAAAATGTAAAACACGAGTACAACGAGGAGCTGAATGTGAAACTGTTTGCATTGGAATCTTTTGATCATAATTTTAGTTCTGAAGAGGATATTGAAACTTTACTTAGAAATGCCATCGATAAACTACCCGAAAGATGTCGTCTGATTTTTATTAAAAGTCGTATTGAGGGTAAAAAGTATAAAGAAATCGCCGAAGAACTCAATCTGTCGGTAAACACCGTTGAAGGTCAGATTTCCATAGCATTAAAGAAATTACGTGAAGAATTAAAGGATTATTTACCTCTGCTGCTTTTTTTATACATTTGTTAA
- a CDS encoding GNAT family N-acetyltransferase: MIIRKTRLEELDILMAIYNRARQFMQETGNGNQWINGYPSREVILADIENGYSYVCLDAENEIVATFYFRIGEDPTYARIDDGKWLNDEPYGVVHRLAGSGKVKDVGSYCLQWCFEQIPNIRVDTHHDNVVMQHILKKNGFLPCGIIYVSNGTARIAFQKIGNKKPVSDI; encoded by the coding sequence ATGATTATAAGAAAAACCCGGTTGGAGGAACTGGATATTTTGATGGCTATTTACAACAGAGCCAGGCAATTTATGCAAGAAACCGGAAATGGAAATCAATGGATTAATGGCTATCCTTCGCGTGAAGTGATACTTGCGGATATCGAAAACGGATACAGCTATGTTTGTCTGGATGCGGAAAACGAGATAGTAGCCACCTTTTATTTCAGGATTGGTGAAGATCCTACGTATGCAAGGATAGACGATGGGAAATGGTTGAACGATGAACCATATGGCGTTGTGCATCGATTGGCAGGATCGGGGAAAGTTAAGGATGTTGGATCCTATTGTTTGCAGTGGTGTTTTGAACAGATCCCGAACATCCGGGTAGACACCCATCATGACAATGTGGTGATGCAGCATATATTAAAGAAAAACGGATTTCTCCCTTGCGGCATCATTTACGTTTCAAACGGTACAGCCCGCATTGCTTTTCAAAAGATTGGAAATAAAAAACCCGTATCAGACATTTAA